Proteins encoded together in one Bacteroides zoogleoformans window:
- a CDS encoding phage tail tape measure protein: MGIVNREGALYMATGIDNSGLYKGRQEALGIIKAMAGEITSFDVFGGIGISAGIAFASAAKDAYAFEKQFESSMKEVATISGLVKDSMDATKQKIISLTTDEQIPIGANEMAKALYGIVSAGHDGEQGMRVLEVSAKAAVGGITETATAADAITTLLNAYKKDASEAEKVSDMLFTTAKLGKTTFGEMGKSIAQAAPVAAAYGVEMDQVLAAVATLTKQGTPTAQAMTQIRAAIVGVSKYLGDGAYEAMTFQEALEKVRQEAGGSEAKLRSMIPEMEAVNGLLGLTGKNAQEAAGHLDEMKRSVGATEEAFKEMADGAENQLKLLGNNITAMFRPMGQKILEEVSRVSTAINKAFNGGEVEDSLRKLGDLVVIVTGALISYKGSIAAVSAAKKVNLAITRVLTSERSAEQTRLIVSKGLHYTEAGAIAKNTSARILLTRALKAQTVAYLKNTAAMLTNPYILAAAALTTLGYGLYKLATMESAAEKSTRRHREEQDKFRKSINERKHQSEELLRIIQDESETEEKKIDAYSKLQILSPALTTAYSKEALAVLELAEANKVLNAERDKLTRQNIQSNIKRLQDELKELNKQKNDGRNSGAVSQWMLGSKVETKQGELNKYIKDLRKIKEIEKEARPVEVKLVEAKADLQQIQEEFERAKKKLQEEQEKLKNNPFYTIPFNVEIDVSNAEKKLKETKDKIASLTSTETGSSNSKDIIKNKVYWEGEKKKTEDNLAKMDVSKKGSKDWNKLVSDIAKYQKEIDKYEVLKSVKPGIETKKAEEKLTATLTEQMIERKRRLEDLQTQIDESRIKTMADGSAKTIEEMEINFEKEMQTIDRQKEDALRKNIDNARTAFEADPKNKDRFFDGSGIKLSDDEIRLFDEKYKAAIAVWEKNLADYNQNSKKSWNEYLKEFGDYQQKRQAILDLAQEESEKAGTEGERKSILKRAQNEMDELDNSMRNSSTLMGQLFADASQKSVNEIQKIVDKAELLMRYLESVKDEKGNAVIGGKKVSKKEILDIGISDNTLQNLSKSPEKVEALRNGINKMKDDLKGKSPFKMFETQIGDAIKKIKKGGKGSLAQGISEIGSSIAQFSPAVSQFGKDLGNIIGNDDLGNKISGVSDAIGGLGQTAMGVGQIMSGDIVGGAMAAVSGISQVVDALDGLFGADYAKYEAMKAQYETLNAIWDELIEKKRKYIETSYGIEAVKVSEEAKLLQKKTIESQRILGRELLNSGASAGSHSIGIRIWKKMNDEAWRQARRALGSDWKNKYNDKSRMEWLFDLSAKQLSKLKEAGVFWAKLDDDVRRYLDNIIEGQEKLDEINEQMKNQLTNTSFDSMYENFIDKLMDMKSSTEDFVDDINSSFMRAFLANEIGAKYREKLKKWYDGFADDLKDGKLSDEEVQRRREEYKKYVNDAIRDRDNIAKVTGYTGDSDDKGVTGKLQEALTEGTANQLVGLWNMSALDIRYIKEHLQSIPPEHFKCCDDIRMDVGQIMLLAAEIKNNTERTADNTYGLKEELREIKNEITEVKKNTKGYTGRG, encoded by the coding sequence ATGGGAATAGTAAATAGGGAAGGTGCATTATACATGGCCACCGGTATAGATAATTCCGGGTTATACAAAGGAAGACAAGAGGCCTTAGGCATTATTAAGGCTATGGCTGGGGAAATTACCAGCTTTGATGTGTTTGGAGGTATCGGTATTAGTGCCGGAATTGCTTTCGCTTCTGCGGCTAAGGATGCTTATGCTTTCGAGAAGCAGTTTGAATCATCCATGAAGGAGGTGGCTACAATCTCGGGTCTTGTAAAAGATAGCATGGATGCCACCAAGCAGAAAATAATCAGTTTGACTACTGATGAACAAATACCAATTGGTGCCAATGAGATGGCAAAAGCACTGTATGGTATCGTTTCCGCCGGGCATGATGGTGAACAGGGTATGCGGGTACTTGAAGTTTCGGCTAAGGCCGCTGTCGGAGGTATCACCGAAACAGCTACTGCTGCCGATGCTATTACCACTCTACTCAATGCTTATAAAAAAGATGCTTCCGAAGCCGAGAAGGTTTCAGATATGCTCTTCACGACGGCCAAGCTTGGTAAGACAACTTTTGGCGAGATGGGGAAAAGTATTGCGCAAGCTGCTCCTGTTGCCGCCGCCTATGGCGTAGAAATGGATCAGGTGCTTGCTGCGGTGGCGACATTGACGAAACAAGGTACGCCAACAGCACAGGCGATGACACAAATACGGGCTGCAATCGTAGGCGTATCTAAATATCTGGGAGATGGCGCATACGAAGCCATGACATTTCAAGAGGCATTGGAAAAGGTTCGACAGGAGGCTGGAGGAAGCGAAGCCAAGCTGCGTTCAATGATTCCGGAAATGGAGGCAGTGAATGGTTTGCTTGGTTTAACTGGAAAAAATGCACAAGAGGCTGCCGGTCATCTTGATGAGATGAAAAGATCTGTTGGTGCCACCGAAGAAGCGTTTAAGGAAATGGCAGATGGTGCAGAAAATCAACTTAAGCTTCTTGGGAATAATATAACCGCAATGTTCCGGCCAATGGGGCAAAAGATTCTTGAAGAAGTCTCCCGGGTGTCAACTGCCATCAATAAGGCGTTCAATGGTGGGGAGGTAGAAGATTCTTTACGGAAACTTGGCGATTTGGTAGTGATTGTTACAGGGGCATTGATAAGTTATAAGGGTTCCATCGCTGCCGTATCAGCAGCTAAGAAGGTTAACCTCGCAATTACAAGAGTTCTGACATCTGAAAGATCTGCAGAACAAACACGCTTAATTGTGTCGAAGGGGTTGCATTACACGGAAGCTGGGGCTATTGCGAAAAATACCAGTGCCCGTATATTGTTAACACGTGCTTTGAAAGCGCAAACCGTCGCCTATTTGAAGAATACAGCAGCTATGCTTACAAATCCATATATCCTGGCCGCTGCGGCACTTACTACACTTGGATATGGACTTTATAAATTAGCTACAATGGAGAGTGCTGCCGAGAAATCCACTCGGAGGCATCGGGAAGAGCAAGATAAATTCCGTAAATCAATCAATGAACGTAAACATCAATCGGAGGAGTTGCTGCGTATCATCCAGGACGAGTCGGAGACCGAGGAAAAGAAAATAGATGCATACTCTAAATTGCAAATACTATCTCCAGCCTTAACGACTGCATATAGTAAAGAAGCCCTTGCTGTACTTGAACTTGCTGAAGCCAACAAAGTACTGAACGCCGAGAGGGATAAACTTACACGGCAAAATATACAAAGTAATATTAAACGTTTGCAAGATGAACTGAAAGAGTTGAATAAACAAAAGAATGATGGAAGGAATAGTGGTGCAGTATCTCAATGGATGTTAGGGTCAAAAGTAGAAACTAAACAAGGGGAATTAAATAAGTATATTAAAGACCTGAGAAAAATAAAAGAGATTGAAAAAGAGGCTCGACCTGTTGAAGTGAAACTGGTTGAGGCAAAGGCTGATTTACAACAGATTCAAGAAGAATTTGAGAGAGCAAAAAAGAAATTGCAGGAAGAGCAAGAAAAACTCAAAAACAATCCTTTTTATACCATTCCCTTTAATGTAGAAATTGACGTATCCAATGCGGAGAAGAAACTGAAAGAAACGAAAGATAAAATAGCTTCTTTGACGAGTACTGAAACCGGTAGTAGCAATAGTAAAGATATTATCAAAAACAAGGTATACTGGGAAGGGGAAAAGAAAAAAACAGAGGATAATTTAGCCAAAATGGATGTATCCAAGAAAGGCTCCAAAGATTGGAATAAGCTTGTTTCTGATATTGCGAAGTATCAAAAAGAAATAGACAAGTATGAGGTTTTAAAGTCTGTTAAGCCGGGAATAGAAACAAAGAAAGCGGAAGAAAAGTTAACTGCTACCCTCACAGAACAGATGATTGAGCGCAAGCGTCGTTTGGAAGATTTACAAACGCAGATTGATGAATCCCGTATTAAGACAATGGCTGATGGCTCTGCTAAGACTATCGAAGAAATGGAAATTAACTTTGAGAAGGAAATGCAGACCATTGATCGCCAAAAAGAAGATGCCTTACGTAAGAATATAGATAATGCACGTACTGCTTTTGAGGCTGACCCTAAAAACAAAGACAGGTTTTTTGATGGATCTGGAATTAAACTTTCAGACGATGAAATAAGGTTGTTTGACGAGAAATATAAAGCAGCTATCGCCGTATGGGAGAAAAACCTTGCGGATTATAATCAAAACAGTAAAAAGTCATGGAATGAATACTTAAAAGAGTTTGGAGATTATCAGCAGAAGAGGCAAGCTATTCTTGATTTAGCGCAAGAGGAGTCTGAAAAGGCGGGAACAGAGGGGGAACGTAAATCCATCCTAAAACGTGCGCAAAATGAAATGGATGAACTCGATAATTCTATGCGCAATAGCTCTACTCTCATGGGGCAATTATTTGCTGATGCTTCGCAAAAAAGCGTAAATGAGATTCAAAAGATTGTTGATAAGGCTGAATTATTAATGCGATACCTTGAGTCTGTAAAAGACGAGAAGGGAAATGCTGTTATTGGAGGGAAGAAGGTATCAAAGAAGGAAATTCTTGATATAGGGATTAGCGATAACACTCTTCAAAACTTATCGAAATCACCTGAAAAGGTCGAAGCATTGCGTAATGGCATCAATAAGATGAAAGATGACCTTAAGGGAAAAAGTCCTTTTAAGATGTTTGAGACACAGATTGGAGATGCTATAAAGAAAATAAAGAAGGGGGGGAAAGGAAGTCTTGCACAAGGGATATCTGAAATAGGAAGTTCTATTGCTCAATTCTCTCCTGCGGTAAGTCAGTTTGGCAAAGATTTAGGAAATATTATAGGAAACGATGATTTAGGTAACAAGATATCCGGAGTGTCTGATGCTATTGGCGGACTGGGGCAAACGGCTATGGGGGTCGGACAAATCATGTCCGGAGATATTGTCGGAGGTGCCATGGCGGCGGTTTCTGGAATTTCACAAGTCGTTGATGCCCTAGATGGATTATTTGGTGCCGACTATGCCAAATACGAAGCTATGAAAGCACAATACGAAACACTAAATGCAATCTGGGATGAATTAATAGAGAAGAAACGTAAGTACATTGAGACGTCCTATGGAATAGAAGCGGTCAAAGTGAGTGAAGAGGCCAAACTGTTACAGAAAAAAACTATTGAGAGCCAACGCATTTTAGGGCGTGAGTTACTTAATTCTGGAGCATCTGCCGGTTCACACTCAATCGGTATTCGCATTTGGAAAAAAATGAATGATGAAGCGTGGAGACAAGCAAGAAGGGCATTAGGCTCAGATTGGAAAAACAAGTATAATGACAAAAGTCGAATGGAATGGCTGTTTGACCTTTCCGCCAAACAGTTGAGTAAATTAAAGGAGGCCGGTGTTTTTTGGGCGAAATTAGACGATGATGTACGAAGGTATCTTGACAATATTATAGAGGGACAAGAAAAATTGGACGAAATCAATGAACAGATGAAAAACCAGTTAACCAATACCTCGTTTGACTCCATGTATGAAAACTTCATCGATAAGCTAATGGATATGAAAAGTAGTACAGAAGATTTTGTCGATGATATAAATAGTTCGTTTATGCGAGCTTTCCTTGCGAATGAGATAGGAGCTAAGTATCGTGAAAAATTAAAGAAGTGGTATGATGGTTTCGCCGATGATTTGAAAGATGGAAAGTTGTCTGACGAAGAAGTGCAGAGGAGAAGAGAAGAGTATAAGAAATATGTAAATGACGCTATTAGGGATAGGGATAATATTGCAAAGGTAACAGGCTATACGGGAGACTCTGATGATAAAGGGGTTACCGGAAAACTTCAGGAAGCCCTTACAGAGGGAACCGCCAACCAACTGGTTGGACTATGGAATATGTCTGCTCTTGATATTCGTTACATTAAAGAACATCTTCAATCGATTCCACCGGAACACTTCAAATGTTGTGATGACATTCGTATGGATGTTGGGCAAATCATGCTTCTTGCGGCCGAAATTAAAAATAACACCGAGCGTACAGCTGATAATACGTATGGCTTGAAAGAAGAACTTCGAGAAATAAAGAATGAGATTACAGAGGTCAAGAAAAATACTAAAGGATATACTGGGAGGGGGTAG